One segment of Synchiropus splendidus isolate RoL2022-P1 chromosome 4, RoL_Sspl_1.0, whole genome shotgun sequence DNA contains the following:
- the asb13a.1 gene encoding ankyrin repeat and SOCS box protein 13a.1 isoform X2 translates to MTVLKMEVTAARRSFLCDIGFWADRTALHEAASQGRSLQLKQLIEAGASVNMVTVDNITPLHEACIQARPSCARMLLEAGAQVDVRTIHGSTPLCHACASGSLECTELLLQHGAKVNPSLTALTASPLHEACIQGNVDIVRLLISKGAQLEAYDVHFGPPLHIACAKGQVDCVRELLLAGANVNSVKFHETALHHAARANMTDMIELLVEFGANVFSSDNLARKPVDYTSPVSPSCICLQFYESNPLSLQQLCRIRIRGTFGTRASDVICRLDTSQRIKSYLQYCGHASATAVV, encoded by the exons ATGACGGTCTTAAAGATGGAGGTAACTGCAGCTCGGCGGTCGTTTTTGTGCGATATCG GGTTCTGGGCCGACCGGACCGCCCTGCATGAAGCCGCCTCTCAAGGCAGGTCTCTGCAGCTGAAACAGCTGATAGAAGCAGGAGCGTCCGTCAACATGGTGACAGTGGACAACATCACTCCCTTGCATGAAGCCTGCATTCAGGCCCGTCCCAGCTGCGCCCGGATGCTGCTGGAAGCCGGAGCTCAG GTGGACGTCCGCACCATCCACGGCAGCACCCCGCTGTGCCATGCCTGCGCCTCTGGCAGTCTGGAGTGCACTGAGCTTCTGTTGCAGCACGGAGCCAAAGTCAACCCCTCGCTCACGGCTCTCACCGCTTCACCGCTACACGAGGCCTGCATCCAAG GAAACGTGGACATTGTGCGGTTGTTGATTTCCAAAGGAGCCCAGTTGGAGGCTTACGACGTCCACTTCGGGCCCCCTCTTCACATAGCATGTGCCAAAGGGCAGGTGGACTGTGTCAGAGAGCTGCTGCTGGCCG GTGCCAATGTGAACTCTGTGAAGTTTCATGAGACGGCGTTGCACCACGCAGCTCGAGCAAACATGACCGACATGATTGAGCTGCTGGTGGAGTTTGGAGCGAACGTCTTCAGCAGCGACAACCTGGCCAGGAAACCTGTGGACTACACCAGTCCAGTATCTCCTTCCTGCATCTGCCTCCAGTTTTATGAGA GTAACCCGCTGAGCTTGCAGCAACTttgcagaatcagaatcagggGCACGTTTGGCACCAGAGCCTCTGACGTGATATGCAGGCTGGACACCTCGCAGCGCATCAAGAGCTACCTACAGTACTGTGGCCATGCCTCCGCTACTGCTGTTGTGTGA
- the asb13a.1 gene encoding ankyrin repeat and SOCS box protein 13a.1 isoform X1, with the protein MTVLKMEVTAARRSFLCDIGFWADRTALHEAASQGRSLQLKQLIEAGASVNMVTVDNITPLHEACIQARPSCARMLLEAGAQVDVRTIHGSTPLCHACASGSLECTELLLQHGAKVNPSLTALTASPLHEACIQGWTLELPVSLIGSLWLTRRLLPGNVDIVRLLISKGAQLEAYDVHFGPPLHIACAKGQVDCVRELLLAGANVNSVKFHETALHHAARANMTDMIELLVEFGANVFSSDNLARKPVDYTSPVSPSCICLQFYESNPLSLQQLCRIRIRGTFGTRASDVICRLDTSQRIKSYLQYCGHASATAVV; encoded by the exons ATGACGGTCTTAAAGATGGAGGTAACTGCAGCTCGGCGGTCGTTTTTGTGCGATATCG GGTTCTGGGCCGACCGGACCGCCCTGCATGAAGCCGCCTCTCAAGGCAGGTCTCTGCAGCTGAAACAGCTGATAGAAGCAGGAGCGTCCGTCAACATGGTGACAGTGGACAACATCACTCCCTTGCATGAAGCCTGCATTCAGGCCCGTCCCAGCTGCGCCCGGATGCTGCTGGAAGCCGGAGCTCAG GTGGACGTCCGCACCATCCACGGCAGCACCCCGCTGTGCCATGCCTGCGCCTCTGGCAGTCTGGAGTGCACTGAGCTTCTGTTGCAGCACGGAGCCAAAGTCAACCCCTCGCTCACGGCTCTCACCGCTTCACCGCTACACGAGGCCTGCATCCAAGGTTGGACTCTTGAGCTCCCCGTCAGTCTGATTGGATCCTTATGGCTAACACGCCGCCTCCTCCCAGGAAACGTGGACATTGTGCGGTTGTTGATTTCCAAAGGAGCCCAGTTGGAGGCTTACGACGTCCACTTCGGGCCCCCTCTTCACATAGCATGTGCCAAAGGGCAGGTGGACTGTGTCAGAGAGCTGCTGCTGGCCG GTGCCAATGTGAACTCTGTGAAGTTTCATGAGACGGCGTTGCACCACGCAGCTCGAGCAAACATGACCGACATGATTGAGCTGCTGGTGGAGTTTGGAGCGAACGTCTTCAGCAGCGACAACCTGGCCAGGAAACCTGTGGACTACACCAGTCCAGTATCTCCTTCCTGCATCTGCCTCCAGTTTTATGAGA GTAACCCGCTGAGCTTGCAGCAACTttgcagaatcagaatcagggGCACGTTTGGCACCAGAGCCTCTGACGTGATATGCAGGCTGGACACCTCGCAGCGCATCAAGAGCTACCTACAGTACTGTGGCCATGCCTCCGCTACTGCTGTTGTGTGA